From the Maioricimonas rarisocia genome, one window contains:
- a CDS encoding sulfatase family protein: protein MTALRSLVGLLLLLCASRATAADRPNILFIFTDDHASHAISAYGSKINETPNLDRIATGGMRFDNCFVTNSICGPSRAVILTGKYSHVNGFMWNGQRFDGTQQTFPKLLQKSGYQTAVIGKWHLGEHMAPMGFDYSEVLIGQGAYYNPRMLRDENGTGEQERTNYTGYTTDIITDLALDWLKQDRDQSKPFMLMFQHKAPHREWAPGPDHLHMYDDVEIPEPDDLFDDYSGRGRAAHEQDMTIAKTMTARDLKFTVPPYLNEEQREVWNAAYGPKNKAFEEADLKGKELVRWKYQRYIKDYLRCIASVDDNVGRVLDYLDEAGLAEDTIVIYSSDQGFYLGDHGWFDKRFMYEESYKMPLLVRWPGVTEPGSVNTDIVSNIDFAETFLDAAGVEIPDDMQGRSLIPLLEGETPDDWRDSHYYHYYEFFNERRSAHMVRRHYGVRTDRYKLIHFYNVGEWELYDLKNDPGEHQSVYDDPQYDHIVRELKEKIRYWQDRLDVPDDYGSVEANPPSLTARPRQRRQQQNRQRQQQQQQQKK from the coding sequence GCTGCTGCTCCTGTGCGCCTCCCGCGCCACGGCAGCTGACCGGCCCAACATCCTGTTCATTTTCACCGACGATCACGCTTCGCATGCCATCAGTGCGTACGGCTCGAAGATCAACGAAACGCCGAACCTCGACCGGATCGCCACCGGAGGCATGCGGTTCGACAACTGCTTCGTCACCAACTCGATCTGCGGACCAAGCCGGGCCGTCATCCTCACGGGCAAGTACAGCCATGTGAACGGCTTCATGTGGAACGGGCAGAGGTTCGACGGCACGCAGCAGACGTTCCCGAAGCTGCTGCAGAAGTCCGGCTACCAGACCGCCGTCATCGGCAAGTGGCATCTGGGCGAGCACATGGCGCCGATGGGCTTCGACTACTCGGAAGTCCTGATCGGTCAGGGGGCGTACTACAACCCGCGGATGCTGCGCGATGAGAACGGCACCGGCGAGCAGGAACGAACGAACTACACCGGCTACACGACCGACATCATCACCGATCTCGCCCTCGACTGGCTCAAGCAGGACCGGGACCAGTCGAAGCCGTTCATGCTGATGTTTCAGCACAAGGCGCCGCACCGCGAATGGGCACCGGGGCCGGACCACCTCCACATGTACGATGACGTGGAGATCCCCGAGCCAGACGACCTGTTCGACGACTATTCGGGGCGCGGCCGGGCCGCGCACGAGCAGGACATGACGATCGCGAAGACGATGACGGCCCGCGATCTCAAATTCACCGTGCCCCCGTATCTCAACGAGGAGCAGCGGGAAGTCTGGAACGCCGCGTACGGACCGAAGAACAAGGCTTTTGAAGAAGCTGACCTCAAGGGGAAGGAACTCGTCCGCTGGAAGTATCAGCGTTACATCAAGGATTATCTGCGGTGCATCGCGTCGGTCGATGACAACGTCGGCCGAGTGCTCGACTATCTCGACGAAGCCGGACTGGCCGAGGACACGATCGTTATTTATTCCTCCGATCAGGGCTTCTACCTGGGAGATCACGGCTGGTTCGACAAGCGATTCATGTACGAAGAATCGTACAAGATGCCGCTGCTGGTCCGCTGGCCCGGCGTGACCGAGCCCGGCAGCGTCAACACCGACATCGTTTCCAACATCGACTTCGCCGAGACCTTCCTCGATGCGGCTGGTGTTGAGATTCCCGACGACATGCAGGGCCGCAGTCTGATTCCGCTTCTCGAAGGAGAAACGCCGGACGACTGGCGTGACAGCCATTACTACCACTACTACGAGTTCTTCAACGAGCGGCGTTCGGCTCACATGGTGCGTCGGCACTACGGTGTGCGCACTGACCGGTACAAGCTGATCCACTTCTACAACGTCGGAGAGTGGGAGCTGTACGACCTGAAGAACGATCCGGGCGAACACCAGAGCGTTTATGACGATCCGCAGTACGATCACATCGTGCGGGAACTGAAGGAGAAGATCCGCTACTGGCAGGATCGACTGGACGTGCCGGACGATTACGGCTCGGTGGAGGCGAATCCTCCCAGCCTCACGGCGCGGCCGCGGCAGCGACGGCAGCAGCAGAATCGCCAGCGTCAACAGCAGCAGCAACAGCAGAAAAAGTAG